ATCTTCTTATGGGTACTATACTTTTGCTAGAGcttatttttatctaaacttTATGAGCATTGggagtaatatttatgtgtttatatgtatgaGTTTTacattggtggaattatttgattttgaattttttggatatgtgcttgaatttgtgctatagtgcttatgtttaaatgggtttgtgttcttgagcttgttcttttctatttttgggcTTATGCTTTTGTGTTTcttgaatggatttagtgttagctttgggttgattttgctgaatgagaggagattcatgggtttgtgttgttatattttggagcaTATTATGTTTGTATTATGAGgatattgtgtttgattttgaattttttgggtgtgtttgtattgtgggtatgttgtgtttgattttgaattttttggatttgtgtttggttttggattttctgggtttgtgattaattttaaattttttttgtttgaagtttgaattttttgaggaaaaaaaaaaacccagaaattttttttttgtttttaataaaacctatagccgcggttACAAACGCAGCTTAAAgtgggtctgtagccgcgtttttaaaaaacgcggctttaggctTGACCTTTAGCCGCAgttataaaaacgcggctatagacccgtaGGGGCTGTTGCTGTGCCGCTTAGGCCTCGGTTGTAACCGCGGCTCTAGAAAACAcggctatagcctatagccgcgtttttggggtctatagccgcgtttttgaaacgcggccatagacccctttttttgtagtgatagATCCCTTGACGGCTACATCTTTGATATTAGCACTGTGTCGATTACAATGAACTCTAGCAGGGTACATATAGGGACAATATCATTGAGCCTATTGGGCCATTACACATAGATACATAATAAACCACGTAAACCCAATACCACAATTATTATCTTTAACTATAATGTTATTATCTTCCTGCTTCCTGTACTTAACATGTTGGGGTATGTTGTAGTTATGTTAGTTTTGTTTCTTACACATGAAGGTACTTCAATTCACTGCAAAGTGAATGCTTTCTTGTTTGCTTTCATTCCGATGCAAACATGGTTATTTCAACACCAACAGGAAGTGGTAAAACGGTGCTCTTTGAGCTTTGCATTTTGAGGCTTCTCTCAAAGTTCATCTCTGAAGATGGGAGGTTCATCCATATAAAGGGAACCCTCAAAACAGTAAGTCTCCTATACCAAGAAACCATAGTAGACGTTTTTGTTAGTACTTTAGAATATGCAAAAAAGTGCATTTCATCGATTTGGACTTCTAATACGATCATAGATACCTTTactaaaattctttttatttttgctttgaCAATATGTTTCCAGTTCCTGTTCCTGGTATGTTTCACTATGATACGGACACCGATACCCAACTTATAATTTGATGACTGCAATTAAAAAGACAAATTCTGCTCTTTGATATAGTGCATTATATTAAGCTTGATGTTTATGTTGAATTTCATCTGCCTTGTTTTCATGTTCTATGAAGATCTATATAGCCCCATCTAAGGCCTTAGTACAAGAGAAGCTCCGTGATTGGAATGAGAAGTTTGGATCATGGGGAATAAATTGCCTGGAGTTGACTGGTGATAATGAATTTTACAACATAAAGAATATTCAAGATGCAAGACATGTTAGTGGTATTTTTATGTGGATGGAGGGTGTTCCACCACATCTTTTTAATGTTCTTCTCGTCGATTATGgataattttttcaatgaaaGTTTGAAgtatttcttttcaaaaaaaaaatcccaatccAAAAGATACcgtttgttttatatatatatatatatatatatatatatatatatatatagagagagagagagagagagagagagagagagagagagagatcattgTAAAATTGATAGTTAACTAATATCAAGATGATAAGGGGGAAGaaacaatttttcttcttcttcttgtgtATTGtgtaaaaattatagaaaaaaatgaaaaataaatatggctttactttgtttgtttcggagaaatattgaattttatatatatatatatatatatatatatatataaaaattaaaaaagatattgtatataaattaattagtatGTCATTATTACATAACTAAAAATCATATGAgtaacaaaacaataaataaaagcacTAAAAGAATTACATTGTAGAAAATGACTACTCCttcagagagaaaaaagaacgagattaaaaaaaaaaaaaagattaaacagAGGAAGATAgacatttatttatgtttggtTTTAGTAACAGACTTGATGTTTAGAAGGAATAAGGAGAGATGGAAATGCCTAATTTTAAGAGATATGGTAActatctaaaatttaggagtgtTTAAATTAGTATTTGTACATATCtaactttattatttaaactctttaaacatataaatttgAGGTTATTTTGGTACACAATATGATAATACCCAAACGAGGAATCTTGTTATTAGTAGTACTAGACTCATCACACACGCTTTACACATGCAAcaatactcttttttatttggggTTTAGTGAAATGATATTTAAAAGTATGTTAGAGATAGTGTTCTAACTTTTAGGATCTTGATGAAAGTTTGAAAGCCTAAAATTTaggaactttttaaaaaataataaattactcaTTTAAccattttgtgtttttaaatttaaaattattcaactataatataagggtattttagagagtttaagaatttgCGCGAGGAAATTTTAGTACGTAAAATGATGAAACTCAAATAgagaatccttttttttttgtaaagaatcttgttattaatagtatagataaattaGACTCATCATACGCGCTTTGTATGTGCaataggacttttttttttgggttttgtgaaataatgtttaaaagtgaaatgaggaacttttttattttttattttgggtttagtgaaataatgtttaaaagtaaGATAAATATAATGTCTTAATTTTTAGGATATTTTTGTATGTAGGAGTTGATAAAGGTTTGAAAGTCTAAAACTTATGAACTTTTTGAAAACAATagtaaattactttttaaaccagtttgtgttttttaatttaaaattatttaactaaaaatagagttattttttagagtttaagATTTTGTACAAGGATATTTTAGTAGGTAAAAAGATGAAACCCAAACAGATAATCTTATTATTAATAGTATAGTTAAATAATCTTCTACTTTatgtaagagaaaaaaaaaataattagctAAATTAGCTCACATGATTTTGTATAAAAGTGAATGTATctcatttaaattatttttatatttattctattttctccccccaatctatatatatttatagaaagACGGGAAACTTCATTAATTCGAAAAAAGACAATACATCAAGATGAAGAACTTGTTTTATGAACTAAAGACTCTCTTCCATCCAAACTGAAAAACCAACAATGTCAACTGCATGTTTAGCTAAAAGGTGTGCAAGTTTGTCGATTTTATATAAGAAGAAATCTTAAATTTGTCTTCTTTTCATAGCAGGCGGGTTTTCTCCTCTTATTTCTCTACATATTTAAGGAAACATGTTTTGTGTGCTTGTGGAAAGAAGGCTcattcttccttctttcttttccttatgTTTTCTTCTATAATTTATACCAAACAGGTGAGATAACACCTCTccattttctcttcatttttccGTCTTGTCCTCTTTCACtgtaaccaaacagaccctttctcttgtcaaaaataaaataaaatcaaacaaacccttTCTATTAAACTCTTTGGGAGTATAGTAAAATGAATGGAAAATATATGATGAAAGTCATGAAACTACAATCCCTCCTAAAATTCATCACAAGAAGAGGAGAACACTTATTCTTGAAATGGAGTTCGAAATTCCAAATTTATCTTTGAtagggagaaaaaaaagtaaagatacattagtaaaattaattatatatttctttcattttcattccatCTTTTATAAACCCGCACTAGataaaatacatatatacaaTCGttcatttattaattataatttactaatctcatattatttcattttttcataaactCCTAAATAGATATAAGACTTCCAAGTGAACAAAACTCCCACTTTTGTGAAGTTTGGGAGAAATAATTAGTAGATAGCCTTatctctaatcttttttttttttcttcttaagaGGTTGGTTCCCGAATGCATTTCAATCTTTTATAAACTCTGAAACACACTAGAAAAAATACATCATATTTCATCCATTCATTTATAACCTACCAATTCCATTTCGTTCAATTATTTTAGAAACTCCCAAATAAAGGACATCCTCAATGCAAAAAACTCATACTTATGTGAGATTTGGAAGAAGTGATTGGCATGCAACCTTGCTCCTAATTTTgggatttattttttagaggTTAATTCCAGAATGTATAAAGAAATGAGATAAGGGCACCAATAAGACAGAAAAAATGAATCGTAAATAGAAATATAGTTTTGGTTCgaatttgataaataatatgGATTATATTGTCTATAATGAGAGTCAAATGAAAGACTTTCTCAAGACTTTTACTGATCCTCctgatattttgaaaataagttggttgaacttgaaaattaactcattgaaattgaataaataaacaattggaTTGGATTTGATTAGATTGGATTGGATGGTACTAACGAAATCTAGTGTAGAGCTAAACCTCATTTATTATggaattattattgaaaatatttgcaacaaagttataaatacGTTGCGGTAGGGACGGAACCATGATTAATTTTATCTATGGGGTcaaaatataaaccaaaaaatgtTGGCCATTCAAAAATCAGAGCTATataatattcaaaaataaacaaaatactatgaaaaaaaaCTACCATATATTTagcgttaaaaaaaattaaaaaaaaaaattttctaataaatttcaattcaattataTTTGATCTATCAAATATATGAtctaccaatatatatatatatatgtgtgtgtgagtatatatattatatagatacTGCTAAATTTAGCtacatggttgaatttaattaggggAACTTATGGTCTAATACCTAATTATGAATTGTATCACATGTGGGTCCTAAATTGTATACACACAATCTCTCTCATTCCCATAGAGAATGTACCTTATGTAGGAGATATTTGCAATTATGCATCATTCCTCTTACAACATGTGTTTCAAACAACTATAGCTTTATAATGGCCCAATTACACTATTCTTCACTCACTCAGCTTATAAGACTTCTAAACTAGGAGAATATATCTTATATACTTGGCGGATATAACCTATGTGAAACTGATATATTGTGGGGCTCACATGTTAATCTCACATAGGTTCTATACGAGGTGTGTATTGGCGCGCATATATTCGCCTAAACTAGAGACCatcatttataaatataaacttttatCACTCACATTTATATTCCTACGAGTTTCATTATTTCCTCTTGaccagtatatatatatatatatatatatatatatatatatatatatatatatatatattgagaagaTGATCAATATCAATTTGCTTgttgtcatttattttattttatttttttggtattacaATAAGCAATTAGCAAACTGCtgctatttatttattcaattttttgctAGTtgatacaaacacacacatatttcATTGATCCAAGCCGAGAACCTAAACGACCGTTTCCTAGTCCAAACGGCAACAATGTTACCAAAGATAAATCTagtttctcttctcttctctcttgcaTGTTGTCTAAACCCGACCGTTAGCTTATTTACACGCAACAGTTATGATTGTCTTATTAAAACACTTTAAGTTTCATGCATTTATACATGAAGCTGTAGGATGTTTCTATAAACCccatttattatgaaattattattgaaaatatttgcaacaaagttataaatacGTTGCGGTAGGGACGGAACCatgattaattttatcaatggggtcaaaatataaaccaaaaaatgtTGGCCATTCAAAAATAAGAGCTATataatattcaaaaataaactaaataccataaaaaaaactaccatATATTTagcgttaaaaaaaattaaaaaaaaattattttctaataaatttcaattcaattataTTTGATCTATCAAATATATGAtctaccaatatatatatatatatatgtgtgtgtgtgtgtgtgtgtgtgtgtgtgtgtgtgtgtgtgtattatcaAGATATTGAATTAGCTACATGGTTGAATTTGATTAGGGGAACTTATGGTCTAATACCTAATTATGAATTGTATCACATGTGGGTCCTAAATTGTATACACACAATCTCTCTCATTCCCACAGAGAATGTACCTAATGCAGGAGATATTTGCAATTATGCATCATTCCTCTTACAACATGTGTTTCAAACAACTATAGCTTTATAATGGCCCAATTACACTATTCTTCACTCACTCAGCTTATAAGACTTCTAAACTAGGAGAATATATCTTATATACTTGGCGGATATAACCTATGTGAAACTGATATATTGTGGGATTCACATGTTAATCTCACATAGGTTCTATACGAGGGGTGTATTGGCGCGCATATATTCGCCTAAACTAGAGACCATCATTTATAAATATGAACTTTTATCACTCACATTTATATTCCTGCGAGTTTCATTATTTCCTCTTGAccagtatataaatatatatatatatatattgagaagaTGACCAATATCAATTTGCTTgttgtcatttattttattttatttttttggtattagaATAAGCAATTAGCAAACCGCTGctatttctttattcatttttttgctAGTtgatacaaacacacacatattcCATTGATCCAAGCCGAGAACCTAAACGACCGTTTCCTAGTCCAAACGGTAACAATGTTACCAAAGATAAATCTagtttctcttctcttctctctccgaTGCTGTCTAAACCCGACCGTTAGCTTATTTACACGCAACAGTTTTGattgttttattaaaacacTGTAAGTTTCATGCAATTATACATGAAGCTATAGGATGTTTCTATAAACCCCATTTATTATggaattattattgaaaatatttgcaacaaagttataaatacGTTGCGGTAGGGACGGAACCATGATTAATTTTATCTATGGGGTcaaaatataaaccaaaaaatgtTGGCCATTCAAAAATCAGAGCTATATAACATtcaaaaattaactaaatacCATGAAAAAAAACTACCATATATTTagcgttaaaaaaaattaaaaaaatttattttctaataaatttcaattcaattataTTTGATCTATCAAATATATGAtctaccaatatatatatatatgtgtgtgtgtgtgtgtgtgtgtgcatatatTATCAAGATATTGCTAAATTTAGCtacatggttgaatttaattaggggAACTTATGGTCTAATACCTAATTATGAATTGTATCACATGTAGGTCCTAAATTGTATACACACAATCTCTCTCATTCCCACAGAGAATGTACCTAATGTAGGAGCTATTTGCAATTATGCATCATTCCTCTTACAACATGTGTTTCAAACAACTATAGCTTTATAATGGCCCAATTACACTATTCTTCACTCACTCAGCTTATAAGACTTCTAAACTAGGAGAATATATCTTATATACTTGGCGGATATAACCTATGTGAAACTGATATATTGTGGGACTCACATGTTAATCACACATAGGTTCTATACGAGGGGTGTATTGGCGCGCATATATTCGCCTAAACTAGAGACCATCATTTATAAATATGAACTTTTATCACTCACATTTATATTCCTGCGAGTTTCATTATTTCCTCTTGaccagtatatatatatatatatatattgagaagaTGACCAATACCAATTTGCTTgttgtcatttattttattttatttttttggtattagaATAAGCAATTAGCAAACCACTGctttttatttaatcatttttttgctAGTtgatacaaacacacacatatttcATTGATCCAAGCCGAGAACCTAAACGACCCTTTCCTAGTCCAAACGGCAACAATGTTACCAAAGATAAATCTagtttctcttctcttctctcttcgaTGCTGTCTAAAATCGACCGTTAGCTTAT
This genomic stretch from Castanea sativa cultivar Marrone di Chiusa Pesio chromosome 1, ASM4071231v1 harbors:
- the LOC142632572 gene encoding ATP-dependent DNA helicase homolog MER3-like, whose amino-acid sequence is MDSYTLKSVLDLPAHFRSVFKFRYFNSLQSECFLVCFHSDANMVISTPTGSGKTVLFELCILRLLSKFISEDGRFIHIKGTLKTIYIAPSKALVQEKLRDWNEKFGSWGINCLELTGDNEFYNIKNIQDARHVSGIFMWMEGVPPHLFNVLLVDYG